One genomic window of Hymenobacter sp. J193 includes the following:
- a CDS encoding class I SAM-dependent methyltransferase produces the protein MPWLTTDDFLETLAKLRQRGLPFLLSKLVPSNLARTRSAFDDPALQAANWWQVPAVRRRWNEKISGDAAMPYEAYVASRYLADRTGLRLLSLGSGACSHELVFARQPQFAQVHCLDIAERLLAQAAATAQAEGLQNFQTEVADVNRLNLAPATYDVVLFHSALHHFRDVEGIVARVRQALVPGGLLVLNDYVGPACLQWTPRQLRAANAALREVLPARYRQRFLSSQIKRHVSGPGRLRMYLADPSEAVESDRIVPALRRHFVPLEEAGLGGNLLTLVLKDIAHHFLAEDPATQALLQELFQREDELLLQEPSNLLFGVYQPLPA, from the coding sequence ATGCCCTGGCTGACCACCGACGACTTTCTGGAAACCCTGGCGAAGCTGCGGCAGCGCGGGCTGCCGTTCCTGCTCTCCAAGCTGGTGCCCAGCAACCTGGCCCGCACCCGCAGCGCCTTCGATGACCCCGCGCTGCAGGCCGCCAACTGGTGGCAGGTGCCGGCCGTGCGGCGGCGCTGGAACGAGAAAATCAGCGGCGACGCGGCTATGCCTTACGAAGCTTACGTGGCCAGCCGCTATCTGGCGGACCGCACCGGGCTGCGGCTGCTTTCGCTGGGTAGTGGGGCCTGTTCCCACGAGCTGGTCTTTGCCCGGCAGCCGCAGTTTGCCCAAGTCCACTGCCTCGATATTGCTGAGCGGCTACTGGCGCAGGCGGCCGCTACCGCGCAGGCCGAGGGCCTCCAGAACTTCCAGACCGAGGTAGCCGACGTAAACCGCCTGAACCTGGCGCCGGCCACCTACGATGTGGTCTTGTTCCACTCGGCCCTGCACCATTTCCGGGATGTGGAAGGCATTGTGGCGCGGGTGCGGCAGGCGCTGGTGCCCGGCGGCCTGCTTGTCCTGAACGATTACGTAGGGCCGGCCTGTCTGCAATGGACGCCCCGCCAGCTGCGCGCCGCCAACGCGGCCCTGCGCGAGGTGCTGCCTGCCCGCTACCGGCAGCGGTTTTTGTCGTCCCAAATCAAGCGCCACGTCAGCGGCCCCGGCCGCCTGCGCATGTACCTGGCTGACCCCTCGGAGGCGGTGGAGTCAGACCGGATTGTGCCCGCGCTCCGGCGGCACTTCGTGCCTTTGGAAGAGGCCGGGCTAGGCGGCAACCTGCTCACGCTGGTACTCAAGGATATTGCCCACCATTTTCTGGCCGAAGACCCCGCCACCCAGGCACTGCTGCAGGAGCTTTTCCAGCGGGAAGACGAGCTGCTGCTGCAGGAGCCCAGCAACCTGCTGTTCGGCGTGTACCAGCCACTGCCCGCATAA
- a CDS encoding DUF4349 domain-containing protein, with amino-acid sequence MKKYLRLLPLAGLMLVGCAQQQAPETVEESPAQEIVVPAATELSGIPLGRLWQTRRPVIYEGEMRMAVQDFAAATSRLDTVLYQHHAYLAEAHEAREDSRHTQRLTIRVPSTQFLALTVALGRLGYVESKDIRSRDLATEQLRVRTIPRAATDTTTLSAHDRLLAEEATLGTLHLQYYQPVPTEMEPQAPLFPRLAAGLRYGWYLLGESLIVVTYFWPLTLLVGAWLLYRWRRALISR; translated from the coding sequence ATGAAAAAGTATTTGCGTCTGCTCCCGCTGGCGGGGCTGATGCTGGTTGGGTGCGCCCAGCAGCAAGCCCCCGAAACCGTTGAAGAATCCCCAGCGCAGGAAATAGTGGTTCCTGCCGCCACCGAGCTATCGGGCATTCCACTGGGCCGGCTGTGGCAAACCCGCCGCCCCGTGATTTATGAGGGCGAGATGCGCATGGCCGTACAGGATTTTGCAGCGGCAACCAGCCGGCTGGATACCGTACTCTACCAGCATCATGCTTACCTGGCCGAAGCGCACGAAGCCAGGGAAGACAGCCGCCACACGCAGCGGCTTACCATTCGGGTACCTTCAACTCAGTTTCTGGCGCTTACCGTGGCGCTGGGCCGCCTGGGCTACGTCGAAAGCAAAGACATCCGCTCCCGCGACCTGGCTACGGAGCAGCTGCGCGTGCGCACCATTCCCCGCGCTGCCACTGATACCACTACACTCTCGGCCCATGACCGGCTGCTGGCGGAAGAAGCCACGCTGGGGACGCTTCATTTGCAGTATTACCAGCCGGTTCCCACCGAAATGGAACCCCAGGCCCCGCTGTTTCCGCGTTTGGCAGCAGGCCTGCGCTACGGCTGGTATCTGCTGGGCGAATCTTTGATAGTCGTCACGTATTTCTGGCCACTCACGTTGCTGGTTGGTGCCTGGCTCCTTTACCGGTGGCGACGCGCCTTAATTTCCCGCTGA
- a CDS encoding agmatinase family protein: MSTSSLEEKLAQFDPNGVGDSSGGLFGLPFTPAEAQVVVVPVPWEVTVSYRAGTAAGPAAIRDASAQVDLYDPDVPDAWRLGIAMEEIDETWSQQSHMLRQQSEEYIGWLEAGRPAKGGAKFASVPAAITAKGQELLAWLQQKTGALLDAGKSVVVLGGDHSTPLGYMHALAQRHEEFGILQIDAHCDLRPAYEGFQYSHASIMYNALQLPQVKKLVQVGIRDLCQQEADLIAHSGGRVAMFHHRSLRDQMYEKKSWKKMCGKIIAQLPHKVYLSFDIDGLDPKLCPGTGTPVPGGLEFEEALYLIRAVVRSGRQIIGCDLNEVAPGETDWNGNVGARLLYQMCNWMAVSQGHLKASGMAG, from the coding sequence ATGTCCACCTCTTCGCTCGAAGAAAAGCTTGCTCAGTTTGACCCCAACGGCGTTGGGGATTCCAGCGGCGGGTTGTTTGGCCTGCCTTTCACCCCCGCTGAAGCCCAGGTAGTGGTAGTGCCTGTGCCCTGGGAAGTGACTGTGTCGTACCGTGCCGGTACTGCGGCCGGGCCCGCCGCCATCCGCGACGCTTCCGCCCAGGTAGACCTCTACGACCCAGACGTGCCGGATGCCTGGCGCCTGGGAATTGCCATGGAGGAAATCGACGAAACCTGGTCCCAGCAAAGCCATATGCTACGGCAGCAGTCGGAAGAGTACATTGGCTGGCTGGAAGCCGGACGGCCCGCGAAAGGTGGGGCAAAATTTGCGTCCGTACCCGCTGCCATCACCGCCAAAGGACAGGAACTGCTGGCGTGGCTGCAGCAAAAGACCGGCGCCCTGCTTGACGCAGGCAAGAGCGTGGTGGTGCTGGGCGGCGACCATAGCACCCCGCTGGGCTATATGCACGCGCTGGCCCAGCGCCACGAGGAGTTCGGGATTCTGCAGATTGATGCGCACTGCGACCTGCGCCCTGCCTACGAAGGCTTCCAGTACTCGCACGCCTCCATCATGTACAACGCCCTGCAACTGCCACAGGTTAAGAAGCTGGTGCAGGTAGGCATCCGGGACCTGTGCCAGCAGGAAGCCGACCTGATTGCGCACTCCGGGGGCCGGGTGGCCATGTTTCACCACCGCTCCCTGCGCGACCAGATGTATGAGAAGAAGTCGTGGAAGAAGATGTGCGGCAAAATCATAGCCCAGCTACCCCACAAGGTGTACCTGAGCTTCGATATCGACGGCCTCGACCCCAAGCTCTGCCCCGGTACCGGCACGCCCGTGCCCGGCGGGCTGGAGTTTGAGGAAGCCCTTTACCTGATCCGGGCCGTGGTGCGCTCCGGCCGCCAGATCATCGGCTGCGACCTGAACGAGGTAGCCCCCGGCGAAACCGACTGGAACGGCAACGTGGGCGCACGCCTCCTGTACCAGATGTGCAACTGGATGGCTGTTTCACAGGGCCACCTGAAAGCTAGCGGCATGGCCGGCTAA
- a CDS encoding EamA family transporter, translated as MWWIYALLSAVFAALTAVLAKVGIKGVDSNLATAIRTSFILVLAWGIVYFRGSVGELQHLSRTTWAFLGLSGLATGLSWIFYFKALQLAQVSQVAPVDKLSVALAIGLLVVFLGEKLTWQTGLGAGLILLGTLVLV; from the coding sequence ATGTGGTGGATTTACGCCTTGCTTTCGGCCGTTTTTGCGGCGCTTACCGCGGTGCTGGCCAAGGTTGGAATAAAGGGCGTTGATTCCAACTTGGCTACGGCTATCCGAACATCGTTTATTCTGGTGCTGGCCTGGGGCATTGTGTATTTCCGGGGTAGCGTGGGCGAGTTGCAACACTTGTCGCGCACGACGTGGGCGTTTCTGGGCTTATCGGGGCTGGCTACGGGGCTGTCGTGGATTTTCTATTTCAAGGCTTTGCAGTTGGCGCAAGTGTCGCAGGTGGCACCTGTGGACAAACTGAGCGTGGCCCTGGCTATTGGTTTGTTGGTGGTGTTCCTGGGCGAAAAGCTTACCTGGCAAACGGGCCTGGGGGCAGGGCTCATCCTTTTAGGCACCTTGGTGCTGGTATGA
- a CDS encoding DUF3109 family protein, protein MIIIQNTVISDDVRDNFFVCNLEACKGACCVEGDLGAPLETAELAILEQEYENIKPFLTEAGRAAIEEQGLYIKDWEDDYSTTTIGDRECAYALYDERGILKCGIEEAYLAGATSFKKPISCHLYPIRITKYEDFEALNYDRWNICSPACSFGANLGVRIYQFLKEPLIRKYGEAWYGELVTEIETNSPPVS, encoded by the coding sequence ATGATTATCATTCAAAATACCGTCATTTCCGACGACGTTCGGGACAACTTCTTCGTCTGCAACCTGGAGGCCTGCAAAGGGGCCTGCTGCGTGGAGGGTGACTTGGGCGCTCCGCTCGAAACCGCCGAGTTGGCCATTCTGGAGCAGGAGTACGAAAACATCAAGCCCTTCCTGACCGAGGCTGGCCGCGCCGCCATCGAGGAGCAGGGCCTCTACATCAAAGACTGGGAAGACGACTACAGCACCACCACCATCGGCGACCGGGAGTGCGCCTACGCCCTCTACGACGAGCGGGGTATTCTCAAGTGCGGCATTGAAGAAGCGTACCTGGCCGGGGCTACCTCGTTCAAAAAGCCCATCAGCTGCCACCTGTACCCCATCCGCATCACCAAGTACGAGGACTTCGAAGCACTGAACTACGACCGGTGGAACATCTGCTCGCCAGCCTGCTCCTTCGGAGCCAACCTGGGCGTGCGCATCTACCAGTTCCTGAAGGAGCCGCTGATTCGCAAGTACGGCGAGGCATGGTACGGGGAGCTGGTGACGGAAATCGAAACGAACAGCCCGCCGGTGAGTTGA
- a CDS encoding alpha-amylase, producing MRKFLAAALLGLSATGTLVSSCTKDVVTPIAPAPLAASTTQNAVPTNGVMMQAFYWDVPVSTPAGSWWQNLGSKAAELKAAGITALWIPPAYKGGSATDVGYGVYDRYDLGEFNQKGTVATRYGTIGQLQSAITSLHGQGIQVYEDMVMNHLTWADAQENVNGNLVYTKFNFPGRGNTYSSYKYTFNNFTGTQQAPNNGWYQWKSWDFQPYANNDAYDNLLGSEIQYNNNAANATETINWGNWITSKLQLDGYRLDATKHIYTPYVNQWLDAVKGSSGRFAVSEAWFRNLQDMNNYAAATGGRTSLFDVPLHYTFQDMSNGNGSWDMRGLQFAGFTEANGPLSVSFVDNHDTDHPGALYSPVTNLKMLAYAYILTREKGYPCVFYRDFYEYGLGAQIKKLTAIRQANAFGTGFEYTSVNDADVYAYSRAGDASHPGLLLLLNDGSSARSKTITTPFKSKTLTDKTGNNTSTITTDANGTGVFPVNARSYSVWVPGSTGGTTPPPTTGTTAVTFNVTYSNTVSGQDVYVIGSTAQLGSWNTANAIKLSGAAWPKWGGTVNLTSGTSVQYKYIRKDAAGNVLWEGGSNRTFTPSGTSLTRTDTWQ from the coding sequence ATGAGAAAGTTTTTAGCGGCGGCCCTGCTCGGGCTGTCTGCCACGGGCACCCTTGTGTCTTCGTGCACCAAGGATGTGGTGACGCCCATTGCCCCGGCGCCCCTGGCGGCCTCCACCACGCAAAATGCCGTACCTACCAACGGCGTGATGATGCAGGCCTTTTACTGGGATGTACCCGTCAGTACCCCGGCGGGCTCCTGGTGGCAAAACCTGGGCTCCAAGGCGGCGGAGCTGAAGGCGGCGGGCATCACGGCCCTCTGGATTCCGCCGGCTTACAAAGGCGGCAGCGCCACCGACGTAGGCTACGGCGTGTATGACCGTTACGACCTGGGCGAGTTCAACCAGAAAGGCACCGTGGCCACCCGCTACGGCACCATCGGGCAGCTGCAGTCGGCTATTACGAGCCTGCACGGGCAGGGCATTCAGGTGTACGAGGACATGGTGATGAATCACCTGACCTGGGCCGACGCACAGGAAAATGTAAATGGCAACCTGGTGTACACGAAGTTTAACTTTCCCGGCCGCGGCAACACCTACAGCAGCTACAAGTATACGTTCAACAACTTCACCGGTACGCAACAGGCACCTAACAACGGCTGGTACCAGTGGAAAAGCTGGGACTTTCAGCCCTACGCTAACAACGACGCCTACGACAACCTGCTGGGTTCGGAAATCCAGTACAACAACAACGCGGCTAACGCTACCGAAACCATCAACTGGGGCAACTGGATTACGTCCAAGCTGCAGCTCGACGGCTACCGCCTCGATGCCACCAAGCACATCTACACTCCCTATGTAAATCAGTGGCTGGATGCGGTGAAGGGCAGCAGCGGCCGGTTTGCCGTGAGCGAAGCCTGGTTCCGCAACCTACAGGATATGAACAACTATGCTGCTGCCACCGGCGGGCGCACCAGCCTGTTCGATGTGCCGCTGCACTACACTTTTCAGGACATGAGCAACGGCAATGGCTCCTGGGATATGCGTGGGTTGCAGTTTGCCGGCTTTACTGAGGCAAATGGGCCGCTGTCGGTTTCCTTCGTGGATAACCACGACACCGACCACCCCGGTGCCCTCTACTCGCCCGTGACAAACCTGAAGATGCTGGCTTACGCCTACATCCTGACGCGCGAGAAAGGCTACCCTTGCGTGTTCTACCGCGACTTTTACGAGTACGGCCTCGGCGCGCAGATCAAGAAGCTGACCGCCATCCGGCAGGCCAACGCTTTTGGTACAGGCTTCGAGTACACCAGCGTAAACGACGCCGACGTGTATGCCTACTCCCGCGCCGGCGACGCCTCGCACCCCGGCTTGCTGCTGCTGCTCAACGACGGTTCCTCGGCCCGCTCCAAAACCATTACCACGCCCTTCAAGAGCAAGACCCTGACCGATAAGACCGGCAACAATACCAGCACCATCACCACCGACGCCAACGGCACGGGCGTGTTCCCGGTGAATGCACGCTCGTACTCGGTGTGGGTGCCCGGCAGCACTGGCGGCACCACGCCCCCTCCCACCACCGGCACCACGGCCGTGACCTTTAACGTGACCTACAGCAACACCGTATCGGGCCAGGACGTGTACGTGATTGGCAGCACGGCTCAGCTGGGCAGCTGGAACACGGCCAACGCCATCAAGCTCAGCGGCGCGGCCTGGCCTAAGTGGGGCGGCACCGTAAACCTGACCAGCGGCACGAGCGTGCAGTACAAGTACATCCGCAAAGATGCGGCCGGCAACGTGCTCTGGGAAGGCGGCTCCAACCGCACTTTCACGCCCTCCGGCACCAGCCTTACGCGCACCGACACCTGGCAGTGA
- the murA gene encoding UDP-N-acetylglucosamine 1-carboxyvinyltransferase produces the protein MASFEVIGGQPLKGEIIPQGAKNEALQILCAVLLTPEPVTISNIPDIRDVNKLIELLRDMGVKVGKLASDTYRFQADAVNLDYLDTPEFVAQAGALRGSVMILGPMLGRFGKCQLPKPGGDKIGRRPMDTHFLGLEKLGGKLTMEGSDFYRIKAENGLTGTYMMLDEASVTGTANIVMAAVLAKGTTTIYNAACEPYLQQLCKMLVRMGAQINGIGSNLLTIEGVESLGGTDHRMLPDMIEIGSFIGLAAMTGSEITIKDCQIPELGIIPDTFRKLGIQLEFRGDDIHIPAQPHYEIATYLDGSILTVSDHTWPGFTPDLLSIVLVVATQAKGTVLIHQKMFESRLFFVDKLIDMGAQVILCDPHRATVIGLDRQKQLHGINMTSPDIRAGVALLIAALSAEGRSVIDNVEQIDRGYQYIDKRLSALGAQIRRL, from the coding sequence ATGGCTTCATTTGAAGTAATCGGCGGCCAACCGCTGAAAGGCGAAATCATCCCTCAGGGCGCTAAAAACGAAGCCCTGCAGATTCTGTGCGCCGTCCTGCTCACGCCCGAGCCTGTTACCATCAGCAACATCCCCGACATCCGGGACGTGAACAAGCTCATTGAGCTACTGCGCGACATGGGCGTGAAAGTAGGCAAGCTGGCTTCCGACACCTACCGCTTCCAGGCCGACGCCGTCAACCTCGACTACCTCGACACGCCTGAGTTTGTGGCCCAGGCCGGCGCTTTGCGCGGCTCCGTTATGATCCTGGGGCCTATGCTGGGGCGGTTTGGTAAGTGTCAGCTCCCCAAGCCCGGCGGCGACAAAATCGGCCGGCGGCCCATGGATACGCACTTCCTCGGCCTGGAAAAGCTGGGCGGCAAGCTCACCATGGAAGGCTCCGATTTCTACCGCATCAAGGCCGAGAATGGCCTGACGGGCACTTATATGATGCTGGACGAAGCCTCCGTGACGGGTACGGCCAACATCGTCATGGCCGCCGTGCTGGCGAAGGGTACCACTACCATCTACAACGCGGCCTGCGAGCCGTACCTGCAGCAGCTCTGCAAGATGCTGGTGCGCATGGGCGCGCAAATCAACGGCATTGGCTCCAACCTGCTCACCATTGAGGGCGTGGAAAGCCTGGGCGGCACCGACCACCGCATGCTGCCCGACATGATTGAAATTGGCTCCTTTATTGGCCTAGCGGCCATGACAGGCTCCGAAATTACCATCAAGGACTGCCAGATTCCGGAGCTGGGCATCATCCCGGACACCTTCCGCAAGCTGGGTATTCAGCTGGAGTTCCGCGGCGACGACATCCACATTCCGGCGCAGCCTCACTACGAAATTGCTACCTACCTCGACGGCTCCATTCTGACGGTTTCGGACCACACCTGGCCTGGCTTCACGCCCGATCTGCTCAGCATTGTGCTGGTGGTGGCTACCCAGGCGAAGGGCACCGTGCTCATTCATCAGAAGATGTTCGAGTCGCGCCTGTTTTTCGTGGATAAGCTCATCGACATGGGTGCCCAGGTAATCCTCTGCGACCCCCACCGCGCCACCGTCATCGGCCTGGACCGCCAGAAGCAGCTGCACGGCATCAACATGACCTCGCCCGACATCCGGGCGGGCGTGGCCCTGCTCATTGCCGCACTTTCCGCCGAAGGCCGCAGCGTGATTGACAACGTGGAGCAGATTGACCGCGGCTACCAGTACATCGACAAGCGCCTCTCGGCCCTCGGCGCCCAGATCCGCCGCCTGTAG
- a CDS encoding phage holin family protein, which yields MGFILKFILTAILTYVLAMYLPGSHIGGFKDAVLLVLVLAVLNAILKPILKILGFPITVLTLGLFLLVINAVIVLLADWILPGFKVDGFLAALLFSVVLSLVTAVVDMVVD from the coding sequence ATGGGCTTCATTCTCAAGTTCATTCTCACGGCCATTCTTACTTACGTGCTGGCCATGTACCTGCCCGGCTCGCACATTGGCGGTTTCAAAGACGCTGTTCTGCTGGTGCTGGTGCTGGCTGTATTGAATGCCATCCTGAAGCCGATTCTGAAAATCCTGGGCTTCCCGATTACCGTGCTCACGCTGGGGCTGTTTCTGCTGGTCATCAATGCCGTTATCGTGCTGCTGGCCGACTGGATTCTGCCCGGCTTCAAAGTTGATGGTTTCCTGGCGGCGCTGCTGTTCAGCGTAGTGCTTTCGTTGGTGACGGCGGTAGTGGATATGGTGGTCGACTGA
- the accC gene encoding acetyl-CoA carboxylase biotin carboxylase subunit: MFKKILIANRGEIALRIIRTCKEMGIKTVAVYSTADKESLHVRFADEAVCIGPPASAQSYLSIPTLIAAAEITNADAIHPGYGFLSENAEFSRVCQENGIKFIGASPEMINQMGDKASAKATMIAAGVPCIPGSVGLLDSVEQGKKVASKIKYPVILKATAGGGGRGMRIINAEDEFEKAWSDARTEAKAAFGNDGVYLEKFVVEPRHIEIQICGDQYGRVCHLSERDCSIQRRHQKLVEEAPSPFMTEELREKMGKAAIAGASAISYEGVGTIEFLVDANRDFYFMEMNTRIQVEHPVTEEIINYDLIKEQIKVAAGIPISGDNYYPRMHAMECRINAEDPAKDFRPSPGKITTLHIPGGHGVRVDTHVYAGYQIPPNYDSMIAKLITVAQTREECIVKMKRALSEFVVEGVKTTIPFHLALMDNADFQAGNFTTKFLESSFDFSVL, from the coding sequence ATGTTCAAAAAAATACTGATTGCCAACCGGGGCGAAATTGCGCTGCGCATTATCCGCACCTGCAAGGAAATGGGCATCAAGACGGTGGCCGTGTACTCCACTGCCGACAAAGAAAGCCTGCACGTGCGCTTTGCCGATGAGGCCGTGTGCATTGGCCCGCCCGCCTCTGCGCAGAGCTACCTGAGCATTCCTACCCTCATTGCTGCCGCCGAAATCACCAATGCCGATGCCATTCACCCAGGCTACGGCTTCCTGAGCGAAAACGCTGAATTCTCGCGCGTGTGCCAGGAAAACGGCATCAAGTTCATCGGAGCCTCGCCCGAGATGATCAACCAGATGGGCGACAAGGCCTCGGCCAAAGCCACCATGATTGCGGCCGGCGTGCCCTGCATCCCGGGTTCCGTGGGCTTGCTCGACTCGGTGGAGCAAGGCAAAAAGGTGGCGTCTAAAATCAAGTATCCGGTTATTCTGAAGGCCACGGCCGGCGGCGGCGGGCGCGGCATGCGCATCATCAACGCCGAAGACGAGTTCGAGAAAGCCTGGAGCGACGCCCGCACGGAAGCCAAAGCGGCCTTCGGCAACGACGGCGTGTACCTGGAGAAGTTTGTGGTGGAGCCCCGGCACATCGAAATCCAGATATGCGGCGACCAGTACGGCCGCGTGTGTCACCTCTCGGAGCGCGACTGCAGCATCCAGCGCCGCCACCAGAAGCTGGTAGAAGAGGCGCCTTCGCCTTTTATGACGGAAGAGCTGCGCGAGAAGATGGGTAAGGCCGCCATTGCCGGCGCCTCGGCCATCAGCTACGAAGGCGTGGGCACCATTGAGTTTCTGGTGGATGCCAACCGCGACTTCTATTTCATGGAGATGAACACCCGCATTCAGGTGGAGCACCCCGTGACGGAGGAAATCATCAACTACGACCTCATCAAGGAGCAGATAAAAGTGGCCGCTGGCATCCCGATTTCGGGCGACAACTACTACCCCCGGATGCATGCTATGGAGTGCCGCATCAACGCCGAAGACCCGGCCAAGGACTTCCGTCCCTCACCCGGCAAAATCACTACCCTGCACATTCCTGGCGGCCACGGCGTGCGCGTGGATACGCACGTGTACGCGGGCTACCAGATTCCGCCCAACTACGACTCGATGATTGCCAAGCTCATCACCGTGGCCCAGACGCGGGAAGAGTGCATCGTGAAAATGAAGCGTGCCCTGAGCGAGTTTGTGGTGGAAGGCGTGAAAACGACCATTCCCTTCCACCTCGCCCTGATGGACAACGCCGACTTCCAAGCCGGCAACTTCACCACCAAGTTCCTGGAATCCTCCTTCGACTTCTCGGTGCTGTAG
- a CDS encoding DUF4290 domain-containing protein: MPLPSLHKHELLQREYGQSTYQLIQQLHDIEDRDERTKRAHQLVQLIFRLQPQLRDQPDAQQKVWNHLYEMADENLDIDAPFELKGLKELNQHPKPLPYPQKVLKLRAYGRGVELMVEKALSLEDPQEREQATITIGRTMKFLYRSHNKENAKDVTILKHLKDLSGGKLTLDPVQVEAQGLFETAAAPATTGGRPAPFIVPQPRQERPDREGRRSGGGAGNRRDKQRRGGKKSRQEPQQPPQ; the protein is encoded by the coding sequence ATGCCTTTACCTTCCCTGCATAAACACGAGTTGCTCCAGCGTGAGTACGGCCAGAGCACCTACCAGCTCATCCAGCAGCTCCACGATATCGAAGACCGCGACGAGCGGACCAAGCGCGCCCACCAGTTGGTACAGCTGATTTTCCGCCTGCAGCCGCAGCTGCGCGACCAGCCCGACGCCCAGCAGAAGGTGTGGAACCACCTCTACGAAATGGCCGATGAAAACCTGGACATTGACGCGCCCTTTGAGCTTAAAGGCTTAAAGGAGCTGAACCAGCACCCCAAGCCCCTGCCCTACCCCCAGAAAGTGCTGAAGCTGCGCGCCTACGGCCGGGGCGTGGAGCTGATGGTGGAGAAAGCCTTGTCGCTGGAAGACCCGCAGGAGCGCGAGCAGGCCACCATCACCATTGGCCGCACCATGAAGTTCCTGTACCGCTCCCACAACAAGGAAAACGCCAAGGACGTCACCATCCTCAAGCACCTCAAGGACCTTTCCGGTGGCAAGCTTACTCTCGACCCCGTTCAGGTAGAAGCCCAGGGCTTGTTTGAAACCGCCGCTGCTCCCGCCACTACTGGTGGCCGTCCGGCCCCCTTCATCGTGCCGCAGCCCCGCCAGGAGCGCCCCGACCGCGAAGGCCGCCGCAGTGGAGGTGGCGCTGGCAACCGCCGCGACAAACAGCGCCGGGGCGGCAAGAAAAGCCGCCAGGAGCCCCAGCAACCCCCGCAGTAG
- the efp gene encoding elongation factor P, with translation MATTADFRNGLVLNYNNELHVITEFQHVKPGKGPAFVRTKLRNIKTGRVIDNTFNAGVKVETARVEQRPHQYLYKDEYGFTFMDNESFEQVVLPEAMVPFADLMKEGQVVTILFHAETEQPLTAELPTTVELVVTYTEPGLRGDTATNTLKPATVETGARIQVPLFIDTDTKIRIKTSDYSYVERVK, from the coding sequence ATGGCCACTACTGCCGATTTTCGCAACGGGCTCGTGTTGAATTATAACAACGAGCTGCACGTCATCACCGAATTCCAGCACGTGAAGCCCGGCAAAGGCCCGGCCTTCGTGCGCACTAAGCTCCGCAACATCAAAACCGGCCGCGTGATTGACAACACGTTCAACGCCGGGGTGAAGGTGGAAACGGCCCGCGTAGAGCAGCGCCCCCATCAGTACCTGTACAAGGATGAGTACGGTTTCACGTTTATGGACAATGAAAGCTTTGAGCAGGTAGTGCTGCCCGAGGCCATGGTACCCTTTGCCGACCTGATGAAAGAAGGCCAGGTAGTGACTATCCTTTTCCACGCCGAAACCGAGCAGCCGCTCACCGCCGAGCTGCCCACCACCGTAGAGCTGGTAGTGACGTACACCGAGCCCGGCCTGCGCGGCGACACCGCTACCAATACGCTCAAGCCAGCCACGGTGGAAACCGGCGCCCGCATTCAGGTGCCGCTGTTCATTGATACCGACACCAAAATTCGCATCAAGACCAGCGACTACTCCTATGTCGAAAGAGTCAAATAA
- the accB gene encoding acetyl-CoA carboxylase biotin carboxyl carrier protein gives MKAKELQDLIDFIAKSGLNKVNIETEEFKISVQREPSTKVVSSGVAVAAAPAPMAAAPAPVAAPAPTTASAAPAAPAAEAAGGNYVPLKSPMIGTFYRSSSPDAPLFVQVGDLVEKGQVICIIEAMKLFNEIEAEQSGRIVKAMVENASPVEYDQPLFLIEPM, from the coding sequence ATGAAAGCCAAAGAACTGCAAGACCTGATTGACTTTATTGCCAAGTCGGGCCTGAACAAAGTCAACATCGAAACCGAGGAATTCAAAATCTCGGTGCAGCGCGAGCCCAGCACCAAGGTGGTGAGCAGCGGCGTGGCTGTAGCGGCCGCTCCGGCACCGATGGCCGCAGCTCCCGCCCCGGTAGCCGCTCCGGCGCCCACAACGGCTTCGGCCGCACCAGCTGCTCCGGCGGCTGAAGCCGCCGGTGGTAACTACGTGCCCCTGAAGTCGCCTATGATTGGTACGTTCTACCGCAGCAGCTCGCCCGACGCGCCGCTGTTTGTGCAGGTGGGCGACCTGGTGGAAAAAGGTCAGGTTATCTGTATTATCGAGGCCATGAAGCTGTTCAACGAAATCGAAGCCGAGCAGTCGGGCCGCATCGTGAAGGCCATGGTGGAAAACGCTTCCCCCGTGGAGTACGACCAGCCGCTGTTCCTCATCGAGCCGATGTAA